A stretch of DNA from Leopardus geoffroyi isolate Oge1 chromosome B3, O.geoffroyi_Oge1_pat1.0, whole genome shotgun sequence:
TGCCAGTGCTCAGAAATGTGTGGCTCTTGGCCCAGTGATAGCCtgcagatgtgttttgttttctgtgttttggttctttttatttttattttttcaagtttattcccTTTGTTTAATATTTgggagagtaaaataaaaattcagatttctggcAACACTGGGATTGcatattttattgtgaaaaatgaagaatatttctCTGTGTTTAACATATACAGTTTTTAGTGTGTATATAGagctttatttttctgcctgCCACCTGTAGGCACTTTTATTTGCAACTCTGCATTTGGGGAGCTAAATATTCACAAATACTTATATTAATCCATTTGAGAAGTTTCCTGAGAAGCTTTTTGGATAATTTGAAATCAAAGAGATGATTttatgagattatttttattatggcaCACTTCCTAGTATTCATAGCGTCTCTGGTTAACAGAacaatattttcatttagaatttaaaaaatctgtttagaATGaccagaaataattttctttttcattttaggtaCCCCAGTAATTAAAGAGGACGAGGAAGAAGATAACTAACACCATGTTTTCCGCTTCATGTTAACTTATTTAAATGTCATAAGAACAATAGATAAGTTTTGTATAATGGTCTATTTTAAAGATTCTGTGTGGGGTAAAAGATTATTAAGATAAAACAAATCTCTCattcctatctttttttaaacctatttagTGTTTCTCCCCCCAAATAGTAACAGTAACACCAACTTCATGTATTCTAGTACGTTttttagaaattcagattttcaatttttgtCTTTAGTCCCAGTTGTGTACTTCGTGGCCCCATCTACTGAAACTTTTTATAGACTagtcatttttaacaaaaaagaataacaaatatgGTTCTTTATTcaatttaagttgtttttttttttagaccaggcatttaaatatatatacttaaccTTTGAGTCTGTAGACTATCTTTCCTGAAGGTCCATGTCCTTATGATTCAGAAGCACAAATATGTGACGCCTTTGGTTCAAAAGGCAGCACAGTGACAGGAAGAGTTCCTCTTAGAAGAAATGCAGAGCAGCCCTAGAACGAAGACTCCCAAAGTCCAGTTGGAAAAGCTGtggtgaaaaaaggaaaaattaatatctTGGGGGCCTTATAGCCCATGttatatttagttgtttttcCAAAAATGTGTGCAATGTCAACTGGAATTTAGGTTGTGTTTACATGCCTGGCCACTTGAGTCACTGTGCACAGTCAGCCATTCTGTGATCCAGGTCAGTGGTTGAAATGACTGCCATGATCATTCCTTTAACTGGTACTGTGGTCATGTTACTCATGTGGACCTGATTTTAGGCACACTTTTTGGTTTATAGTCCCTTATATGTTATAAAAGGAAATGTATGTAAACAATAGTTATGTTTGAATTACTAGCCTAAATGTTGGCCATTCATATATGTCAAAATTTTCCCTAATAACTTTGTTCTTTTGACCCTCACGTTGGGAGAAATGATTGCTATAAATAAGGATATAGAACCTAAAGACTGCATCTGATACCTTTCAATAGGttaaatttagaattttgaaatatatttttagaatgtttCTGAGTTAAACAGCTCTTAAAATGAATTATGTAAGTGATtgtggagggaaaagagaagagatattTCATTATGGGATTGCaggcaaatggcaatatttttaaGGATTGCCTTCTCTATGAAGGATGGTAGGTGATTTAACCTTAAAATTGCAAAGCAATAGTTGGAGACAGAGCTTAGAATTtatcatataagaaaaaaaagtctttttggaAAGTACAAGATATAGTAGTCAGTAACCATATGATGATAAAGTCCATAGTAGGCCATGACTGAATCACTGACGGATTTCAGAAAAGAAGTTAGAGGCGCTCTGCCAAATTGTGCCTAAAGTCCCTCAACCAGAGACTGATTCTTATTTCCCCATTTACTTGTGTAAAACCAGTCAAAGAGGGGAgtgtcattttggttttttttaagtgattgcaTAAATAGTCCTGGGCTTCAGAAATTTTCAGCTATCATTTAACTAGGAATTACGTGATTTCTCTGAGTCACTCTGATCTAAAGGGACCACTGCTTTGACAATCAATTCTGAATACAAACAGCAAGAGGAAAAATTAGTCCAACACTTTTTGCATCCTTTTAGTTCTTCCTTATAATCTGATAGGAAGAAATCTTTACTCTGGCTTACACATTCAAAGCCTTTGGGTATTTCTTTTGTGAACTGTAGGCAATGAGTATTCCCCTTGGTGATGTTTAAATCTTCAAAACTAGGAGGGAAGATGATCTTCTTCACTTGTAGTTTGCATGTCATCCAGTAGGAAAGCTTGAAGCCATTTTGCTATGTATggatatattttctaaaagttacTCTGGAAGTGAATATAATAGGGAATGAATAACTTCATATTGAATCTTAAAATGGCTTATGGTGTTGGCATTTGGTTTTCTGAAGTCTATAATATAGAaacattttctctgcttctccttgtttcttaatatttttaagtcacTGATAGTTCTCAGAGATTGGGATGGATTCTCTCTGTGCTCTTGGTTTAAAGCATTATGCCATTTTAGTGGCTCATCTAAATTTTTTCTATTCTTGTAATGATGGTAGAGCTCTGGAATCCAtccagtattttaatttttcacaggTAACTTGATTTTAGTTTGCAAAGGAATTCAACTTTTCTGTGTTCCCTAACTGTAAGTTTATGGCTGTATTACCTGGTCAGGCCTTGAAAGGTTTTTGTGTTCTGTGTTCGTAGGAGTTTGTTCCTTTAGACCAGAGTTTCTCAGTGTTGGCACTATTACCATTTTGGGTTGGATAATGTTATCCTGTGtattataggatgtttagcaCTATCTCTGGCTTCTACTCACTAGATACCAGTAGAATCCCCAGTTTCAttctgacaaccaaaaatgtcttcagacattacCATCTGTCCCCTCTGGCAGTGGGGTAGGAACAGATTCGTCCCTGGTTAAGAACCAGTGCTTTATACTAACATTCCTTTTGTCCAGGTGCATTTATTTTCACTCTAGCCATATATGCCTCCTGAGTTGTTGTATGAGAGAAGGTGATGTATTTAATAATTATGGATGGAAGGAAAATGGTCAttggtgttttgcttttttgtaatGCTCATTTTAATAATTGTCATATAACATTAGAAACTCAGGGCTGGAAGGTTCAACTTACGTTTTTCAGCAGGGTCTCAacttttatttcttagtattCCTGCTTATCTTAGGACAGTGATTGTTAACCTACCTCTCTCTTACTATAACAGAATTCAACTTTATGATAGATTTTGCTTTATCTTTGAACATTTTGAGTGTACTTTTAGAAAATGGatcattctttaaatgtttgttcattgtCCACTAATGCATAGATTTTCCAGACTGTAGCAgtcattaaatacagaaaaatattgtataaaatttggaaaaatttggtAATCATATGTGAAAGTTAGCTGGTGTAGACACCAATTTTGGATGTTGTCAGAAGAATGTCATGATAATTGGTCATTAACTTGGTATTACTTGGTATGGTTATTAGACACTTAAATGTGGTTCTTGTGTGGAAAAAGAATTTTGACTTGAATAGATTCTTCTTTTACCAGTGATCTGAAGTAGAGTAAggaggaataaaaaatgaatctTAACTGTTGACTTATTCTCAGAATTGGTGATGTGTAAGTGGAGTTGAAGGTAGTTATCTCTGTGACCAAGAATCTTCCACCTGGGTTTTTCTTAGGACTAAATGGAAAAAGTGTAGGGTCTAGGAAGGTTGGACTTAatcattaacttttaaaaattggtgtGTTGGGGGGTAGGGAGTGTCAAAGTATTGATCACGAGTAGTGTCTCTTTAACTGCAGTTTGTCAGTTTGTGAGGACCTTACATTGTAACTGTTGGTAAAGGGAGAAAACTAACTGCTGAACTGAAAGTTATCTTTTAACTGAAATTAATCCCTTCGgcacatgttttctttatttaggcTGCTTAATATGTCtgtgaataattaaatattaaacaagtTTCAGTGTAGCAGAGTTGGTGCTTCTGACACAGCTAACTTGACCATATTCCTTTATCCTCACTCTAGCAtgaggttttggttttggtttttgttttttcataaaaccataaaataggtgcaataaaaaaaatagagtatgtcttaaaaaaatcactgaacttTTAGAAATCCCACATCGAAATCTCTGTTGCTACCTTTTTATAACTGActgcaaaggaagaaaactgaaagtCAAAATGAGACTGAGTCTTACTTTTTTCTAACCTAAGAAACATTTTCACTTGCCACTTGGAGAAGTCATAACTGGATTCTAGTTACTTCCCATATTGGGCAGATTAGAGGGGAACCAGCCAACCAAATTATGATCTAGCAAATTTAACAAGGGGATGGGGGAGAGTAAACTATTTTGCCATAGATTTGCACTTTAACATTATGAACTGGATGTTGGTAGACAGGACTCCCAAAGGGCAGATAGGTAAATACCTAGCCTACATGTGGATATTAGAGAATCAGACTTATCCTTGCTCGTTCTAAGCCAACCTGAGCAATAGTTGTCTGTTGACATAATCAGAGTCTGGATTTCCCTATTTCCCTCCTTGTTGTCATCTTCCATGTCTGCTACATTGACAGTCATCCCTCTGGGGAATGTGTCATGTAGaattctctttctcagaatagaAACTTTGTGCGTTAGTTATCTTTCCCACGTCTAGATTTTAACAGTTAATTTAGATGTTGGTTAAATTAAGCTGTGGCTAATGTGACAAGGGTGGGAAGTTCTTTGCTTCTTTGATCTGCAGGATACCTGCCTCTGAGGTGCTATTGCCTGGAGGGATCAATCCCATCAAAAGACTGGTGGTAGAGAATATACATACAGCTAGCTGCTTCTCCCAGGGTGTCAGTCATGATAACGAGCATCATTCCAGAATCTTTGGCTTCTAGAACCAACTCCATTCTAAAGAACATTTTAACATCTATTAATACTTTGATAATAATCTTTTATATGCAGGAATTTTGTAGCATGACTTTATGACTAAACTTATTGTGTTAACTTATTTAGAAATGTTGAGTTTCTGAATGTTATTTTGtgaaacttgttttaaaatagtaataaattgtgttattttctaaaaaaaattaattcgtATCTTTTTTTGGTTATGTGGCCATTAGCTTTAGCTAGTATAGAGCAACCATGTGAACTTCCAATCACATTCAATTCTGAAGAAATTTGGCCTTTAGATCAAACATTCCACACAgcttgtgtgagtgtgtatgagacagggagagagcctGACTCATTTCTTTATGCCATTTTTGTCCCCCTGTAGTTCACTACCAGTGATAATCTCCTCTTCCAGGTTTGTAAGTCTTCACTAGAAGGCCTCTGGGCACCATTCCAAATGATTGGGATCCTGCAAAGTGCTTCCCGGAACCGGAAGGACTATTCCTAGTCCTCTCCTTACTGGTAGTATACGAGTTTAAGGTTGATTGATAGGCCCCTGATTTGTGGTCTGGAATAACCTGACACTGGCCAGCCCCTTTTTGATACACAAGAAACAAGATAGCCTAGTAATAGCTGTAACATTACACATTGTCTCAGCACATATTCTGTGCTATCAACCAAATATAATTTTGGCCTCAGAATGGGACTGTGGTGCAGTTTCTACTTCTTTATTCCACAGTTCTTTGGTTCTAAGGATGTTTCTTGCTGCTGTCCTcctttaaaaagcagattttaatttttgagcCTTTTATAAAGAGAAACCCTTAATTCAGATAAGAAATAGctcattatttttagttttctagaaTAAAGGATGGACATCTAGAATCCTTACATGTGTACCATATATATGTAatcaaatatgtatgtatatgtagatatataacCGTTACATATAATAAAAGAATCTGAAGTGATAACCCTCCTTCCTAAGATGCAGTCAGTTCTGCAGCTATAAGAAGGTATATCTCTATGTACAGACATTGAAGGATGCCTCTGACATCGGGTGAGAGAAACCCACTATTTTCGTTATGAACGTAACTTGCGTGGAgtgagaatgtgtgtgtatatgtggctGGCTGGTGTGAGGTGGCAGTGGGAGCATGTGTGGAGAAACAGGATTGTATGGTTGGGGTGGGAGACTGCTGtagtgtgtttgtgtctgtgtgtgtgtgcacgcgcgcgcatggtgggaggagggagtgtGTTTATGAGAGTGTCAGGGGGAAGGTGGGAGTGAATGTGTACAGATAAGATTCTGAGAAGTGAGGGGGGCGTGTACCCGGTGCCATGCTGTCATGCCAATGGCAATGGAGAGGGAAGCTATGTGAGTTGGGGAGTAGAGGAATGAGGACATGTTCATTGGGGGAAGCAAAGACTTGCGTATCTGTTGAGAAACATTTGGAGATGTGTGTGTTAAGCGTGTGAGGGTGGAACAGATGACATGAGTGtacagaaaaatgtttgaatGTACACCAGTAGTAgcctttataaataaatttttacctGATTGTCAAATAGGTtggctgtaattttttttttaattttttttttttcaacgtttatttttgggacagagagagacagagcatgaacgggggaggggcagagagagagggagacacagaatcggaaacaggctccaggctctgagccatcagcccagagcccgacgcggggctcgaactcacggaccgcgagatcgtgacatggctgaagttggacgcttaaccgactgcgccacccaggggccccgagatTGGCTGTAATTTTAAAGCCTTGTTACTAGGGGAAAACCCCACTGAACTCTAATGCTCATGTAACCACTTCTGGATTTACTAGGATCTCAAGACACCTTTGGTCACTAAAGCTCTGAAGtcaaacatgtttttaaactCTGTTTCCCTATTTGTACCCTCTTGATATCAAATGGCTGCTATAAATCTGAAACCTTCATTTTAAGCTGAGGAATTATTCCTCAGCAAAATAAACTCCTTTAGCTGAAAAAGGATttagaaaggggagaaaaagcatTGCTAGATGACATCCTGAGCCCCATTTCAggattttctaacattttacaGTAAGTTAATATTTACGTAGGTCTTTTTAGCCTTCTAACACTTGCCTTGTAGAAAACATGCAAAAGTTGAAAATACCAAAAGGTTCTGCAATTTAAACTCGCATAGTATGACATGAAGTTTAAAGATAAAATCATTGAAGTCTGATTTTCTTAGCAGCATGGGGAAGTCTTCCTAAGAGAACATAGAGCTTAATTACACttaaattttgtatatgtgtcagaaaaacaagacaatagaatttttaaaatatttttattcatatacatgtattttgATAACTTGAAATTTAGAACACTTAGAATCAGCATGAACAAGAACTACTATTCAATGACAGACTTGAAGTGGGGAACTAGATACTGTAATTGGTTCTTTATAACCTTCCCATGCAGTTTATATCTGTATCTTGTACAGAGAAAAATTGATTCACGCAGTTCTAGAATTGTTTCCTAACATCCCATTCCATAGTCTCAGAACACTTGTCAATTAAACTGATCCAGACGtttcaagatgaaaaataagaaatttgctTTGTATGGTTGAATAACTAGTAGTATCTAATTAAGTCACATTTCTTTCCATTAATATAAATTAGGAACAATTTACTGTAAACACAGAACTATTCACGATATTAGTAATAACGGCTCATATTTTTACTGAACACTTTTTGTGTTTGCCAGGTCCTGCGCTAAACATCAGAACATGCAATTTCACACTTAATTACCTCAATGGGAAGTGTCACAAATTCACATGTTTTACAACTGATGATTGCCACAACGACAGCTTGCACTGAGCACTGGTGCACAAGTCTTTACCTGGCATTGCAGCTAGGTACGACTCACTTATAGTAAGTAGCTCAGGGTGCTCATTTGCACAGTTGTACTAATGTTACATGAATACCCAGGCCTGCTGCCTCCCTGCTCTCaaacccccttcccccccccacccccagcacatgGCTAAGTCTTCACTACTAAGAGACACCTGTAAGATAGCATGGAGACAAGGAAAGCAGCTGCGATCTAGATCTGCAGTACAGCCTGTTTCCTGGGCCTCAGAAGTGCCCCTCCAGGCCTAACTGCAGGAGGGCggcctcagcctcctcctcctcctccttggccTCCTCCTCTCGGATCTGCACCAGCAACTGGAAGAGGTTAGGGGCAGGCCCTTCCGCAGCCCCCGTCAGCCACAGCTGCCTTCGGATGGCCCCGCTGTGGTTGGCCCCGGCAATAACCTGCTCCAGGCGGGCCTGGTTCACGTTATCTTTATCTATAGCCCCCTTCTCCACCACCTTCTGCAGAAGAGGCTCCAGTCGAATGACATATGCAGATAACTTTTCTCCCGGGTTCTGGTAAGTGTTCAGAAATCTGACCTGCGCATCCCTAGAGCTCTCGACGCTCCCAAACACCTGCTCAAGGGCCTTCAGGCATTCAGCAGTGGTTATTGCAGGGTTGTTAGTCTTGAGGATGCGGATGACATCAGCGGCAGGGCCTCTAAGACTCTCCATCAACCGCCGCCTCTTTTCTACATCAGACACCTGCCACTCCTCTATGACCTCATTAGTGTGTTCCAGCCAGGGATCAAAGGtctcctcccccggccccgggATGTCCCTCCCAGAGAACAGCGTCAGCTTCTTGTACCATATGGACTCAACAAGAGGCTGAATAACATTATCCAAAATATAGTTTAGCATCTCTGCCGGCATATCTGGGCCTGGGGCCGGGGCAGGGTTCTGAAACCCAAGGACGCGGGCAACATCTTGCACGGTCCACCCCTCTCTCGCCAGGAAGAGGTGCAGCCTTTCTAAAAATTCAGCATCGGAAGTCGGGGGTTTAAAGACCACTTTCCAGACCCCTCCTTTACCCGGCATCTCCCTGGGGATCGCGGCGTAATCGACAGCGCCAGTGAGCTCTAACAAGGCTGCT
This window harbors:
- the PNMA1 gene encoding paraneoplastic antigen Ma1 translates to MAMTLLEDWCRGMDVNSQRALLVWGIPVNCDEAEIEETLQAAMPQVPYRVLGRMFWREENAKAALLELTGAVDYAAIPREMPGKGGVWKVVFKPPTSDAEFLERLHLFLAREGWTVQDVARVLGFQNPAPAPGPDMPAEMLNYILDNVIQPLVESIWYKKLTLFSGRDIPGPGEETFDPWLEHTNEVIEEWQVSDVEKRRRLMESLRGPAADVIRILKTNNPAITTAECLKALEQVFGSVESSRDAQVRFLNTYQNPGEKLSAYVIRLEPLLQKVVEKGAIDKDNVNQARLEQVIAGANHSGAIRRQLWLTGAAEGPAPNLFQLLVQIREEEAKEEEEEAEAALLQLGLEGHF